The Serratia rhizosphaerae genome has a segment encoding these proteins:
- a CDS encoding MFS transporter, translating into MTATSAVKQHATPGKAMLASVTGYAMDGFDLLILGFMLPVIAAELHLTSAESGSLVTWTLIGAVLGGIIFGHLSDRFGRIRILTVTILMFSLFTGLCALAVGYWDLLAYRTLAGIGLGGEFGIGMALIAEAWPAEKRNRASAYVGMGWQLGVLAAAFLTPLLLTHIGWRGMFLVGLVPALASFLIRRTLGEPEEFERQKSAAPALSFRQRLGLLFKDRATGRASIGIFILCSVQNFGYYGLMIWMPTYLATNFGFSLTKSGIWTAVTVIGMTLGIWLFGMLADRFARWKIFIAYQLGAVVMVVCYAQLSDPTWMLLAGAVMGLFVNGMIGGYGALISDTYPTQARATAQNILFNLGRGVGGLGPLVIGALVTQVSFTAAISLLAAIYLLDIYATLFLLPKKQGQGDTLGAIG; encoded by the coding sequence ATGACCGCAACTTCAGCAGTAAAACAACACGCAACGCCCGGCAAAGCCATGCTGGCCTCGGTGACCGGCTACGCCATGGATGGCTTCGATCTGCTTATTTTGGGCTTTATGCTGCCGGTTATCGCCGCCGAACTGCACCTCACCTCTGCCGAATCCGGCTCGCTGGTCACCTGGACGCTGATCGGCGCGGTATTGGGCGGCATAATTTTCGGCCACCTCAGCGACCGCTTCGGCCGTATCCGCATCCTTACCGTCACTATTTTGATGTTTTCACTGTTTACCGGCCTGTGCGCACTGGCGGTCGGCTATTGGGATTTACTGGCTTATCGCACGCTGGCGGGTATCGGGCTGGGCGGCGAGTTCGGCATCGGCATGGCGCTGATCGCCGAAGCCTGGCCGGCGGAAAAGCGCAACCGCGCCTCCGCCTACGTGGGCATGGGCTGGCAGCTTGGCGTGCTGGCCGCGGCGTTTCTGACGCCGCTGCTGCTGACGCATATCGGCTGGCGCGGCATGTTCCTGGTCGGCCTGGTGCCGGCCCTGGCCTCCTTCCTGATCCGCCGCACGCTGGGAGAACCGGAAGAGTTCGAGCGGCAAAAAAGCGCGGCGCCGGCTTTGTCCTTCCGCCAACGTCTCGGTCTGCTATTTAAGGATCGCGCGACCGGCCGCGCCAGCATCGGCATCTTTATTCTCTGTTCAGTGCAAAATTTTGGTTACTACGGGCTGATGATCTGGATGCCGACCTATCTGGCGACCAACTTTGGCTTTTCTCTGACCAAATCCGGCATCTGGACGGCGGTAACGGTGATCGGCATGACCTTGGGCATTTGGCTGTTCGGCATGTTGGCCGACCGCTTTGCACGCTGGAAGATTTTCATCGCTTATCAGCTGGGAGCGGTGGTGATGGTAGTGTGCTACGCACAGCTCAGCGACCCGACCTGGATGCTGCTGGCCGGCGCGGTGATGGGACTGTTCGTCAATGGCATGATTGGCGGCTACGGCGCACTGATTTCAGACACCTACCCGACGCAGGCGCGGGCCACGGCGCAAAATATTCTGTTTAATCTGGGACGCGGCGTTGGCGGGCTGGGGCCGCTGGTCATTGGCGCACTGGTGACGCAGGTATCCTTCACCGCGGCCATCAGCCTGTTGGCCGCTATTTATCTGCTGGACATCTACGCCACGCTGTTCCTGCTGCCGAAAAAACAGGGCCAGGGGGATACGCTGGGAGCAATCGGCTAA
- a CDS encoding YqcC family protein yields MNIHNQVRLYLQAIEQSMRDLTLWQATPPAPEAFNSTEPFCIDSMQAEEWLQWVMLPRMYALLDGNAPLPTRFAITPYFEEALKDKEPGCLPLLIVLQRLDDLLNQEPQ; encoded by the coding sequence ATGAATATACATAATCAGGTTCGCCTTTACTTGCAGGCTATCGAACAATCCATGCGCGATCTGACGCTGTGGCAGGCTACGCCGCCGGCGCCTGAGGCGTTTAACAGCACTGAACCGTTTTGTATCGACAGCATGCAGGCGGAAGAGTGGCTGCAGTGGGTGATGCTGCCGCGCATGTACGCCCTGCTGGACGGCAATGCGCCGCTGCCGACGCGCTTTGCCATCACGCCCTATTTTGAAGAGGCGCTGAAAGACAAAGAGCCGGGCTGTTTGCCGCTGTTGATCGTGCTGCAGCGCCTGGACGATTTACTGAACCAAGAGCCGCAGTAA
- the truC gene encoding tRNA pseudouridine(65) synthase TruC, protein MLEILYQDEHLVAVNKPAGWLVHRSWLDRHESVFVMQTVRDQIGQHVFTVHRLDRPTSGVLLMALSSEVAHLLSQQFEQHQVQKTYHAVVRGFVNEAATLDYPLTQDRDKIADKFSDADKAPQPALTHYRPLAQVEMPVAIGRYDSARYSLMELQPETGRKHQLRRHMTHLRHPIIGDSKHGDLRQNRGMAQHFSCPRLMLHASHLRLNHPVSGQPLQISARWDRAWQGVMSQFGWLDVLPELVRVEFPAAYGQAS, encoded by the coding sequence ATGCTGGAAATTCTTTATCAGGATGAGCACCTGGTGGCGGTGAACAAGCCTGCGGGCTGGCTGGTGCACCGCAGCTGGCTGGACCGCCATGAAAGCGTGTTTGTGATGCAGACGGTGCGCGATCAGATCGGCCAGCACGTTTTTACCGTTCACCGGCTTGACCGGCCGACGTCCGGCGTGCTGCTGATGGCGTTGTCCAGCGAGGTCGCCCATCTGTTGTCGCAGCAGTTTGAACAGCATCAGGTACAGAAAACCTACCATGCGGTGGTGCGCGGCTTTGTCAATGAAGCTGCGACGCTCGATTACCCGCTGACGCAGGATCGGGATAAGATTGCCGATAAGTTTTCCGACGCGGATAAAGCGCCGCAGCCGGCGCTTACCCATTATCGCCCGCTGGCGCAGGTGGAAATGCCGGTAGCGATCGGGCGCTATGACAGCGCGCGCTACAGCCTGATGGAGCTGCAGCCGGAAACCGGCCGCAAGCATCAGCTGCGGCGCCATATGACACATCTGCGTCACCCTATTATCGGCGACAGCAAACATGGCGATTTGCGGCAAAACCGCGGCATGGCGCAGCACTTTTCTTGCCCGCGCCTGATGCTGCATGCCAGCCACCTGCGGCTGAATCACCCGGTAAGCGGGCAGCCGCTGCAGATTTCCGCCCGTTGGGATCGGGCCTGGCAGGGGGTGATGTCACAGTTTGGCTGGCTGGATGTTCTCCCTGAGCTTGTCAGGGTTGAGTTTCCGGCGGCTTACGGTCAAGCTAGCTGA
- a CDS encoding flavodoxin yields MAQVGIFVGTVYGNALLVAEEAETILIEQGHEVKLFEEGTLEEWQAYHQHYALVVTSTTGQGDLPDSIAPLFVAIRDRVGYQPELRYGVIALGDSSYDNFCGAGRAFDALLQEQGATRVGELLEIDAMEQPEPEVVSCPWVEKWAVLLK; encoded by the coding sequence ATGGCTCAGGTCGGTATTTTCGTCGGCACGGTATACGGTAATGCGTTGTTGGTGGCGGAAGAAGCGGAAACCATCCTTATCGAGCAGGGGCACGAGGTCAAACTGTTCGAAGAGGGGACGCTGGAAGAGTGGCAGGCCTATCATCAGCATTATGCGCTGGTGGTGACCTCGACCACCGGGCAGGGGGATTTGCCGGACAGCATCGCGCCGCTGTTCGTGGCGATTCGCGATCGGGTCGGTTATCAGCCGGAGCTGCGCTACGGAGTGATTGCGCTGGGCGACAGCAGCTATGACAATTTCTGCGGCGCCGGCCGGGCGTTTGATGCATTGCTGCAGGAGCAGGGGGCGACGCGCGTAGGGGAGCTGCTGGAAATTGATGCCATGGAACAGCCTGAACCCGAAGTGGTTTCCTGCCCGTGGGTAGAAAAATGGGCGGTATTGCTGAAGTAA
- a CDS encoding DUF3461 family protein, producing the protein MYDNLKSLGINQPEDIDRYSLRQEANNDILKIYFRKDKGEFFAKSVKFKYPRQRKTVVADNAGQGYKEIHEINPNLRYVIDELDQLCQRDQAEVDLKRKILEDLRHLEGVVSHKIAEIEADLEKLTRGK; encoded by the coding sequence ATGTACGATAATTTGAAAAGCTTGGGCATTAATCAACCGGAAGATATCGATCGTTATAGCCTGCGGCAAGAGGCCAATAACGACATCCTCAAGATCTATTTCCGCAAGGATAAAGGCGAATTCTTCGCCAAAAGCGTGAAATTCAAATATCCGCGCCAGCGTAAAACCGTGGTGGCCGACAACGCCGGTCAGGGTTATAAAGAGATCCACGAGATAAACCCCAACCTGCGCTATGTGATCGATGAGCTGGATCAGCTGTGTCAGCGCGATCAGGCGGAAGTCGATTTGAAACGCAAGATCCTCGAAGACCTGCGCCATCTGGAAGGCGTGGTGTCGCACAAGATTGCCGAGATTGAAGCCGATCTGGAAAAGCTGACCCGCGGCAAATAA
- the dapD gene encoding 2,3,4,5-tetrahydropyridine-2,6-dicarboxylate N-succinyltransferase has translation MQQLQNVIESAFERRADITPTSVDTVTREAVNQAIALLDSGALRVAEKIDGQWVTHQWLKKAVLLSFRINDNKVMDGAETRYYDKVPMKFADYDEARFLKEGFRVVPPATVRQGAFIARNTVLMPSYVNIGAYVDEGTMVDTWATVGSCAQIGKNVHLSGGVGIGGVLEPLQANPTIIEDNCFIGARSEVVEGVIVEEGSVISMGVYLGQSTRIYDRETGEIHYGRVPAGSVVVSGNLPSKDGSYSLYCAVIVKKVDAKTRGKVGINELLRTID, from the coding sequence ATGCAGCAATTACAGAACGTTATCGAGAGCGCCTTTGAACGTCGTGCGGACATTACCCCGACGAGCGTAGACACCGTAACGCGCGAAGCGGTAAACCAGGCCATCGCCCTGCTGGACAGCGGCGCCCTGCGCGTCGCCGAAAAGATTGACGGCCAGTGGGTAACCCATCAGTGGCTGAAAAAAGCCGTGCTGCTCTCTTTCCGCATCAACGACAACAAGGTGATGGACGGGGCTGAAACCCGCTATTACGACAAAGTACCGATGAAATTCGCCGACTACGACGAAGCGCGCTTCCTGAAAGAAGGTTTCCGCGTCGTACCGCCGGCCACCGTGCGCCAGGGCGCGTTTATCGCACGCAACACCGTGCTGATGCCATCCTACGTCAATATCGGCGCCTACGTTGACGAAGGCACCATGGTCGATACCTGGGCCACCGTCGGTTCCTGCGCGCAGATCGGTAAAAATGTTCACCTGTCCGGCGGCGTCGGTATCGGCGGCGTACTGGAGCCGCTGCAGGCCAACCCGACCATAATCGAAGACAACTGCTTTATCGGCGCACGTTCCGAAGTGGTTGAAGGGGTGATCGTGGAAGAAGGCTCGGTGATCTCCATGGGCGTTTACCTCGGCCAGAGCACCCGTATTTACGACCGTGAAACCGGCGAAATCCACTACGGCCGCGTCCCAGCGGGTTCCGTCGTGGTATCCGGCAACCTGCCGTCCAAAGATGGTTCCTACAGCCTGTACTGTGCGGTGATCGTCAAAAAAGTGGACGCCAAGACGCGCGGAAAAGTCGGCATTAATGAGTTATTGCGCACCATCGACTAA